Genomic segment of Dehalogenimonas alkenigignens:
CATCAAATTCACCAGGACGCCGCGTTCGGTGTTAGTCAAGGCGGCCTTCAAGACGATTTTGCCCCAGGAATGCTGCCGCTGCCTTAACGAGTATCAGTGTTCCCTGGATGTCAGGTTCGAGGAGGAATTTTTACCAACCCTGGATGTGGCCAGCGGCCTGCCGCTGGATATTGAAGAGGCAGAACAGAGCTTTACCATTGACGAACATCACATTCTTGACATTTCGGATGCTTTACGTCAGTACATCATCCTGGCCCAGCCGATGAAACCCCTGTGCCGGGCGGATTGTCCGGGCATTAATACCATGCAGTAACGCTAATAAGGATAAATGGAGAAATAAATGGCCCCGCTACCTAAACGGAAACTCGGTAAATCACGCCAGGGCGAACGGCGCAGTCACCTGCACCTGGAACCCAAGGAATTGATGGAATGTCCTCAGTGCCGCCAGCCGATGCTGCCGCATCGCGCCTGCCCGTCCTGTGGTACCTACGACGGCCGCGTCATTCTGGATCTTGAAACCAAAATTAAGAAGAAGTCGGAAAAGACCGACAAAGCCGCCAAAGAAGCCGCCGAAACCGCCAAGGCTGAAAAACCCGAGAAATCAAAGAAAACCAAGCCTGAAAAAGCGGAGAAGGCCGCTAAGTCTGATAAAGACAAGAAGGTCAAGGCGGAAAAGCCTGCGAAGCCGGAGAAGCCGGCCAAGGACAAGAAAAAAGCCGAGTAGTTTTGGCGCAAGCTTTGATATCGCTTGACAACGGTGGAGGGGCGACAGGTGGTTAAACCGATGCTTGCCTTCGTGTTTCCCGGCCAGGGTGCCCAGGCGCCGGGTATGGGTTTGGATGTCTATGAAGAATACGATTCAGCCCGGGCGGTGTTCAAAGCAGCGGATGAGCGATTGGGTTTCTCCATCTCCCGCCTGTGCTTTGAAGGCCCGGAGGAAAAACTCAGAGAAACGGCTATTGCCCAGCCCGCCATCGTAACGGCCAGCCTGGCTTATTTAGCCGCCCTCCGTGACATGGATATTCTGCCGGAACCTGATTTTGTGGCCGGCCATTCTCTCGGTGAATACACCGCGCTGGCGGCCGCCGGCGCGCTTGATGTTGCCGATGCCGTTCAACTGGCCGCTCTGCGAGGCCGGTTGATGCAGCTGGCAAGCCAGCAGTCGCCAGGCGTTATGGCTGCGGTGATGGGGTTGGATGAAGCCGTCATCAACCAGACTGCCGCCGAGTCCGGCATCCTCATCGCCAACTTCAACTCGCCAGGCCAGATCGTTATTTCAGGTGACCGCGATAGGATGGCTACTGCCTCTGAAATATTAGTCAGCAAGGGCGCCAGGGTAGTGCCGCTTGCTGTCTCCGGCGCCTTCCATACGCCCTTGATGGCGCCGGCTGCCGAAGGTTTGAGTAAAGTTGTCGAGCGCCTTAATTTCAAAGACACCGCCGTCCCCATTGTAGCTAATACCACTGGCTTGCCGATCACCGGCGCCGAAGATATCCGGGCCGAACTCCTCAAACAGTTGACAACCTCGGTTTATTGGCAGAAATCGGTGGAGTATATGATCGGCGCCGGAGTCAGCACATTCATTGAGGTCGGCCCGGGCAAGGTGCTGTCCGGGCTTGTCCGGCGTATCAACCGCGACGTCAGGACGATTAACATTTCCGAGGCGCAGGCAATCAAGAACCTGCAGGCTAATCCATGGAACTGAGGCGGCTGGAAGGCAAGGTCGCCGTCGTCACCGGCGCTGGCCGTGGCATAGGCGCCGCAATCGCCCGCCGCTTCTCCGTCGAAGGGGCGTCGCTGGTCCTGAACAGCCTGTCCGATTCGGCTTTCAGGATCGCTGACGAAATCAACGCCGCCGGCGGCAGGGCCGTGGCGGTACAGGGTAACGTATCAGTCGCCGCCGAAGCGGTCCGGGTTATCGAAACCGCGGGTGCCAGCTTCGGTCGCCTGGATATCCTGATCAACAACGCCGGCATCACCCGCGACGGCCTCCTCTTGCGGATGAGCGAGGAAGACTGGGACGCCGTCCTGGATACCAATTTGAAGAGTGTTTACCTCTGTTGCCGCGCCGCGCTGCGTCCAATGCTCAAGAGCCGCGGCGGCGGGCGGATTATCAACCTGTCCTCAGTAATCGGTCTTTCCGGCAACGCCGGTCAGGCTAACTACGCTGCTTCTAAGGCCGGCATCATTGGCTTTACCAAGTCATTGGCCAAGGAACTGGCTTCCCGGCAGGTGACGGTCAACGCTATAGCGCCCGGTTTTATTGTCACCGACATGACCGCCGGTTTGACCGGCGAGGCTAAAGAGGCGCTCCTGGCCCGCATCCCGCTGGGAAGTCTCGGCGCGGCTGAGGATATCGCCGCTGCCGCCGCCTACCTGGCTTCCGAAGAAGCGCGCTACATTACCGGCCAGACCCTGACCGTCGACGGCGGAATGACCCTGTAAGTCTATGACCAAGCGCCACGAGGCCCGGGTCCTAGCCCTTAAGGTTCTTTATGAAGCGGATATCGTCCGGCATGACGCCGCCGCGGTGCTTGACCGCCAGATGGCCGGCGCCGACCTGCCAGCCGAGAACGACGTTTTCGCCCGGGCGCTTGTCGAGGGGACGCTGAAACACCAGGCCGAGGCCGACGGCATCATTACCAGGCTGGCCCCGGCTTACCCTGTGTCACAGCTTTCACCCATTGACCGCAACGTCCTGCGGCTTGCAATCTACGAGCTTTTCCACGATAATAATGTCCCAGTTCGAGTCGCCATCAACGAAGCGGTGGAACTGGCCAAGGAGTTCGGCTCGGAAAGTTCCGCCAAGTTTGTCAACGGAGTGCTGAGTTCAGTGGCGACGCTGGTTCAGCGAGACTGATTCAGGAGGGTATTAGTGGCCACAGTTTTGGAACGCGTCAAGAAAATCGCCGTCGAGCAGCTCTCGGTGGAGGAAAAGGACGTCATCCCGGAGTCCAAATTCACCGAGGACCTGGGCGCCGACTCGCTCGACCTGGTTGAGCTCATCATGGCCCTTGAGGAAGAGTTCTCCACCCCGGAAGCCAAGCTGGAGATCCCGGACGAGGAAGCCGAGAAACTGCTCACCGTCAAGGATGTCGTCGATTACGTCAAGGCCAAAGGCGTTAAGGACTAGCCGCCCTTTTTTTCACCATTTTCGCTGGTCGTACGTTCATTCAATAATTAAAGGCACGGTGGCTGGGCTATTCTTCAGCGGTTTTGCCGTGGGAACGAAAACTCCCTCCGCCAAGCCGGCCGCGGCCGTTGAAACTGTACTGAAAGCGGCCGTTCTTATTTGATGCCGCTCCGCTGGCAAAGACGACAATCTCGCCGCGGGTGCCGTCATCGAACTCAATGATGAACTCCCCGAGCGTTTTGAGTTCTTTGCCGGAGGAGAAATCCCCCCACCACTTCATGCGGGTGAATTTGGTGGCCTGGGTCAGCATCATCTGGTAACGCACATCGGCCACCGGTTTTTCAACGTCCTTGGCGTATAGCCTGGCCGAACCCCCCTGATATCTGACTGTCATTCCTGACCGGTGACCTGTTTCTTGATCGGGTTGCGCCAGCAGACCATTGTTAGCAAACCGCCAGGTTGTTACGGTGAATAATCTCGTCGCCATAGCTGTGGCCTAGCTTCCCGGCGATGGCGTCGGAATGCAGGCCTTTGATCTTATCGATCTCGGCGGCGTCGTAGTTGACGATGCCGAATCCCAACTGGGAGCCCCCCGGGGAGATCAGCCGGACAATGTCGCCGCGTTTGAAAACACCCTCGACAGCCTTTATTCCTGCGGGCAGCAGGCTGGAGCATTTCATCACAGCCCGGACGGCACCTTCGTCAATCAGTACCCGGCCGCGGGTCGAAAGCCCGGAAACCAACCAGCGGTGACGAGCATCCGGAAATGCCTGGGGAAGGAAGTGGGTCCCAGGGCAGCCTCCGACGGCAATCTGCTCGATGACTTTATCCAGCCTTCCGGAAGCAATGATGACATGGACGCCTGAAGCCGTGGCCAGTTTAGCGGCTTCGATTTTGGTGATCATGCCCCCGGTGCCGGCCGCACTGCCGGCGCCGCCGGCCAGCGCTTCGATCTCGGCGGTGATCCGCTCGACAACCGGGATGAGCCGGGCTTCAGGGTCGGTCCGCGGATTGGCGGTATACAAGCCGTTGACGTCAGAAAGAATAAGCAGCAAGTCGGCGTCAACCAGATTGGCCACCATTGCCGAAAGGCTGTCGTTATCGCCGAACTTGGCTTCCTGAATCTCGTCCACCGCCACCACGTCGTTTTCATTCACAATAGCAATGACGCCCAGTTCCATTATCGCCAGCAGTGTGTTGCGGGCGTTGAGGTAACCGGAACGGTCGCTCAGGTCGGTCCGGGTTAAAAGCGCCTGTGCCACGGTCAGATCATGGGCGGCAAATAACCCTTCATAAACATTCATCAGCCGACTCTGCCCAACTGCGGCTAAAACCTGCTTGTAGGGAATGTCGCGGTGCTTTTTGTAAGCACTCAGTTTCTCTTTGCCGGCGGCGATGGCGCCTGATGTTACGATGATTGCCTGGCTGCCTTGGCGGATAACGGCGGCGACCTGCGCTACCAGGCCGGACATGACCGTTTGATCAAGCTTGCCGGTACCGCCGGTGAGGAGGTTTGTACCCAGTTTGATGACAATGCGGCGGTATTGAGGCTTTTCGTTCATAAGGTTCCCGCCATTATAGCAACGGCCTTTACCTTTGGACAACCGGTGCCGGCGCGTGTAAAATGCCCCAAGGGCAGGCGCCGGTCTGGCCCGGGGTATTTTCAAAAATAACATACATATGAATCTTAACGGGCTGTTCCCACTGATTACCGAATCTCAGCCTCTCCGTGACTGGCTGTCTGATAACCGGCGAAAACGGCAGACCATCAGCCGTTTTTCGGTTACCGAGGCTGCCAGGCCGTACCTGATCGGCGCATTGTTAAACCAATTGCGCCGGCCGGGACTGGTGATCGCAGCCAACGCCGAAAAAGCCCGCAATCTAACCGAACAGCTTGGTTTGTGGCTGAACGAAGATGCTGTCCGGTCGTTTCCCGGGCCCGATCTCCTGCCCTACCAGCGGGCAGCTGTCGACAGGGGGACTGAACTTGAGACGGTTCGCGCGCTGGCTGAAATCGGCGGGCAGCCGGTATCGAAACCTTTAATTACCATCGTCGCTGCTGATGCCTTGCTGCGGCTTTTGCCTGATCCGGAGACTTTCAGAAGCAGCTGGATCACTGTCGCCGCGGGTACCGAAACACCTCCGCTGGAGTTGGCGCGAAAACTCGCAAGCATAGGGTACCGGGCTGAACATCTGGTTGAAACTCCCGGGACATATGCCCGGCGGGGCGGCATTATGGATGTTTTTTCGCCCGCCGGAGACAACCCGGTGCGCCTGGAGTTTTTCGGGGATGTCATCGACAGGATCCACGTATTTGACGCCGCCACTCAGCGTTCGCTGAAATCGCTGGATCACGTGAGTTTCAGCCCAGCCACCCTGGTGCTCGAACCGGAACTGCTGCCGGGGATTGACCTGAGCGGGATTGTCGACGAAATGCGCACCGAGCTGGCTGAAGAACTTGACGGATTGAAGTGCGGCATCCGGCCGGAAACAGCGGCTTTCTGGGCACCATACCAAAACCGGTCTTCGCTCCTGGATTTCCTCTCTCCGGATTCCCTGGTAATTATTGACGAGCCGGTCGCGGTCGAACAAGCCTGGGAGATTTTTAGCCGGGAAGCAGAGACCCTCCGCGCCGAGAAGACCGCCGCGGCCGAACTGCCGGCCGATTTCCCTTTGCCTTATCTCCCTTGGAAACCAATACGTGAAAGCATGGCTTCGTTTCAGACCGCTGAATTGTCTTCGTGGGGATCCGGGGAGGGCGGCGTTATCGAACTGCCGCTTATGCCGGCTCCCAGTTATGCCGGGCGGCTGAATTCATTTTTCACCAGGGTTAATGAGCTTAGAGATCAAGGTTTGCGTCTGGTGGTAGCCAGTTATCAATCCGACCGGCTGAAAGAGCTGTTCTCTGAGGCAGGTATTTCTTACCACTTCACCAGCAGTCTTGCCGCGCCGCCGGCCGCTGGCACCGTTACCTTGGTCCACGCTTTGCTGGATCGGGGATGGGTCCTGGCTGGAACAACCTTCTTTTTTACCGATGCCGAGTTGTTCGGTTTCGTCAAGGAACGCTCTCGCCCGCGCCGGCGCGCTCAAACGCAAAGGCTCTTCCTGCCTGAATTGACTCCGGGAGATCATGTCGTTCACATCGATCATGGCGTCGCCAGATTCGGCGGCATCGTCATTATGGAAGTTTCCGGCGCTCGACGCGAATATCTGCAGTTGGAATACGCCTCCAGCGATCGGTTGTATGTGCCGACGGATCAGGTTGACCGGGTTAGCCGCTATGTTGGGGGTGACGGCGAAGCCCCGGTTCTGAACCGTCTGAGCACTCAGGAGTGGGCGCGTTCCAAAGAACGGGCCAAAGCAGCCGCCGAAGAGGTGGCTGCTGAGCTCATTGAGCTTTACGCCGCCCGCCAGATCGTCCCCGGCTACGCCTACTCACGCGACACGATGTGGCAGCGGGAATTAGAAGGTTCCTTTCCTTACGTGGAGACGCTGGACCAGTTCCGGGCTCTGGCCGACGTCAAGGAAGACATGGAAAAGCCTGTACCGATGGATCGCCTGATCCTAGGCGATGTCGGCTATGGTAAGACCGAGGTGGCGCTGCGCGCCGCCTTTAAAGCGGTCATGGACGGCAAGCAGGTGGCTGTGCTGGTGCCGACCACCGTCCTAGCCCAGCAGCATTACTCAACCTTTAAGAGCCGCCTGGCTGCCTTCCCGGTGAAAGTGGGGGTGATTTCCCGCTTCCGCAGCGATAAAGAACAGAAAGCCATCCTGGAATCTCTGGAGCAGGGCGGCATTGATATTCTGATCGGCACCCACCGCCTGCTGCAGCCTGATGTCCATTTCAAGAAGCTGGGTCTCCTCATCATTGACGAAGAACAGCGTTTCGGTGTGATGCATAAGGAGTTTTTGAAGCGGATGAGGCAGGAAGTTGACGTGCTTACCCTGTCGGCTACCCCTATCCCCCGCACCCTGCACCTGTCGCTGGTAGGGGTGCGCGACCTGAGCGTCATCGAAACACCGCCGAACGAGCGGCTGCCGGTCAAGACTTTCGTCTCCGGCTACGACGACCACCTGGTACGCGAAGCTATCCTGCGGGAGAAGGAGCGGGGCGGCCAGGTTTTCTTTGTCCACAACCGCGTTCAAAGCATCTACTTCATCGCCGAGCGGCTCAAGAAACTGGTGCCGGAGGTTTCTTTCATCGTCGGTCACGGCCAGATGCCGGAGGGCGAACTTGAGGCGGCCATGGCCCGCTTTGCCGAGGGCTCGGTGGACGTGCTGGTCTGCACCACCATCATCGAGAGCGGGCTGGACGTGCCCAACGCCAACACCCTGATCGTCAATCAAGCTGACCGTTTCGGTCTGACCCAGCTTTATCAGCTAAGAGGCCGTGTCGGCCGCGGCGCTGTACTGGCTTATGCCTACTTCCTGTATGAGAAGGGTAAGCGTCTCACCGGCGACGCCGAAAAGCGCCTCCGCACCATCTTTGAGGCGGCAGAATTGGGAGCGGGCTACGGCATCGCTATGAAAGACCTGGAGATCCGCGGCGCCGGGTCGCTGCTCGGCACGCGGCAAAGCGGCCACATCTCGGCGGTGGGGTTTCACCTTTACACCCAGATGCTCTCCGAGGCGGTGGCTGAACAGAAAGCCAAAAAAACAGGCAAAGAAACCGAACTGCTTAAGTCCAGCCGGATACCGCCCCCGACAATCGAACTGCCGCTGTCAGCCTATATCCCTGACAGTTATATTCCCGAAGAGGCGCTTCGGTTAGGATTGTATAAACGCCTGGCGGCGATACAAAATGAGAAAGAATTGTCCGATTTCGAACGGGAGCTTACCGACCGGTTCGGCCCGCCGCCGCCCGAGGCGCAGAACCTATCCTACATCATTCGCATCAGATTGCTGGGTCTGAAGGCTGGGATCAAAGCAGTAGGCATGGAGAGCGGCCTTATCGCCATTTCGTTCCTGGCGGGGATCGCGCCTGATCTTAAGAGAATCTCGCCTCTGAAGGACGGCCTCCGCGCTTCGGCCAGCAAGCTGTGGCTGGACTACCTCCGCCTCGGCCGCCGCTGGCGCGACTTGCTGGAAGAAACAGTGTGGCGGTTGGGTAAATGAGCCTCAATTTCGTACGCGGCGCACGGGCAACGGGTTGACAGATCCGGAATTTCTCTGGTATATAACTTTGCCGAAAAAAGTAAATGGAGGTTGAGTATCGTGGCTTTCCTTGACAGCCAGGTCAAGCAGACTGTACTGGAAAGATCGGGCGGCAGGTGCGAGTGCACTGAAACCGAACACGAGCACGGAGAAACGTGCGGCAACCCATTGGACGCCGAATGCCAGTATGTATTTGCCCCGGACGCGCCCAACAGACTTAAGGTGATCTGTTATTCCTGCTATCGGAAAAGAAAGGCACTGCGGAAAAAACAATATTGATCTGGGGGTTAGCCTGCCGGGTTTTATGAGGCGCTGTATGGAGTCTCATATCTTTTTAAGCTGTCCGGGATCGGTCACACCCTGTTCGGTTTTAAGTTCCAGTTAGTTCCTTGAATCGGAAGCAGTTTACCAGGTGGTCGTTAACGATACCCACCGCCTGAAGGTGGGCGTAGATAATGGTGGAACCGACGAACTTAAAACCGCGGCGCTTCAGGTCAGCCGAAATTTGGTCTGACAACCCGGTTCTTGCCGGCAGTTCTGCCAGCGAAGTCCAACCGCCGATAACAGGCTTACCCCTGGTGAAATGCCAGAGATAAGCGTCAAAGCTGCCGAATTCGGCTTGGACTTCAAGAAACCGCCCCGCGTTGTTTACTGCCGCCCGGATTTTCAAACGGTTGCGGATGATGCCCGGGTTTGACAGCAGTTCTTTGATTCTCAGGTCATCGAAGGCCGCCACGGCGGCGGCGTCGAAGTCGGCGAAGGCCTCTCTGAAGGCGGCCCTCTTGCGCAGGACGGTCAGCCACGATAACCCAGCCTGAAAGGCTTCCAGTACCAGGAACTCAAAGTGCTGAGCATCGGTGTGAGCCGGCGCTCCCCATTCCTCGTCATGGTACCTGATCATTATCTCGCCGCCGGACAGGGGCCAGGGACAGCGCTCGATGTTGTCGTTGATCATTTCCGGTTGGCCTCCAGCCATGCCGTCGCGAAATCCACGAGGTCGCGCACCGGCATTAACCTGGCTTCAGCTAGACCGATTCGGCCGGTCGTAACCTTGTGAGGGTGTGCCGCCTCAAAGGCGGCTCCGATTTCCGGAAACCTGTCGGACTCCTCCGAAAAATCTTCCAGGATCTTCCAGATGCGCCGGCCGTTTTCGTTGACTGCCGCACCGCCGCGCTCGACCTTCTTCCCCGGGAAATTAGCTCGGAATTCGGCCAGGTGCAGGGCGGTATTGTTCTCATAACCTACGCCGAGCAACAGTATAAAGCCGCCGATTTCGTACAATCGGCCAAGCGGAGAGGCGTCCCCCAGCGCATAATTCAGGCTGTGATCGGATACGATCCTCGCCGCCAGCGGGCCGCGGGCGGCGAACGACACCTGGGGGTGGTTGCTCCGGACGGTCCCTGGCTGCTTGCGGAAAGTCTCCGGTATCGCGCCCATCTTGCGGGTCGGCGTCAATTCCGGATCAAAGGCCGGCGTCTCGGCGCGAATGATGTCCCACCACTGGCTCGGTACCGGCGGGCGGCTCCAGAAAGCGGGGTCGGAGTTATCGCTGGTGTGGGTCGGCATGACAAGGGTACCGGTTTCGCCGATAGCCGCCTCCAGCGCCATGATGACCGACTGGGCGTTGCCGCATACCCAACCCATGGAGGAGAGAGATGAGTGGACAATGAGGGTCATCCCCGGACGCACTCCGATCCGCCGGAAGTCGTCGGTCAATGAGCTTACGGTCAATGGCAACGGGTTGTATTTGACCCGGTCGGTTTCAGCCAACGGACTACTCTTCTTCCCCTTCAAGCCAGCCGGCCTCGATGTCGTCGAGTTCGTCGTCCGACATGCCGAAGAAATGGGCAACTTCATGTTTAACCGTTTTCTCGACCTGATCAATGATTTCGGAGTCGGTGCGGCAAATGGCTTCGATCGGTTTTTGGAAAATGGTGATTTTATCGGGTAACACCAGGCTGTAGCGTGAATCCCTCTCGGTCAGCGGAACGCCTTCATACAAGCCCAGGAGTTCCGTTTTCTTAGCTCCGGCGCACTGGGATTTGGTGGGGTAGTCTTCGACCAGGACCTCAACGTTATCCATGATTTCCAGAAATTCATCGGGGAGTTTATCCAGAGCCTGTTCCACGAGGTTTGCAAAGCGGTTCTTGTCCATCGGGAGTTAATTATTCCGGTAGTTGTCGCCCAGGATGTTGCGGATTTCGGTTATGCGGCGTTCCAGCTCGGCGACGGCTTTTTCTAATTCGGCGCGGCGGCGGGAAGCCTCGGTGGTGAACACTCGGGAGATAAGCTGCTTTTGACCCAGGAGCTTGCGGCGTTCCGCCAGCAGTTCTTCCTCTTCCTTGCGGAACTCCCATTTGTAGTCTTCAAGGTTAGGCATGGCGTCCTCGTCCGGGGGAATTATACAGCAATCCACCTCGGCCATGACAACGCGACACTTACAGTCCGTTTCAGGAGGCTATTGACACTTGGCGGGGGGGGTATAATGGGTCGAGGGGTAAATGAAAAAAGCCGGGTTTTTAAGGACAAGCTTCACATTTGCCGGTATAGTGCTATTGGTCGCCGTACCTGGCTGTGACAGCTCAGTACCCAAAAACATCGTCGTTAAGCCGTCAACCTTTGCCCTCTACGCCGTCGAGGGTTTTGATCCAATGCCGGCAGAGTGTCGGGTGACGGTCGGTGGTGGTGAGCTCGAATGGATTGTCTCCTCGGACCAGCCGTGGCTGTGGGTTTATCCGTCATCCGGGAAGGCCACGGAGTCGATTGCGGTTCTTGCCGATACCGATAACTTCGAGCCGGGCATTTATACAGCGAACTTAACCCTGCGCGCCTTTGAAGGCCAGGGCGCAATCCGGAAGTTTCCGGTACAGGTCACGGTTTTTAAGATGGACCAGCCGCTTAGCACAGGGTTTAAGGAAGGAACCGGGACGGCTTGGGGCAGCGGTGGTTTTACCTTGTCCCAGGGGCGGCTCGAAGTCGGAGTCTTAGAGTATGACGTGATGTCGCTTTCGTTGAACCGGGTAGTTAAAGCCGGCGAAATATGCCTGTTTGCCAGCCTGACCCTGAATAATACGACCGACGAAGAATGGCAATTGCTTTTCGATGTCGGGGGATATACCGCCTTGGGCGGGCAGGCATCCTGGATGCTTGTTAACGGGCCTGTAATAGGGAAGGCGGCTCTCAGCGTGCCGGCTGAACAGAGCAGGGAAATCAGGGTGCCCATCAGCTGGAGCCCGGGCATCGACAGCGTCCAGGTGAATGCGGTGGTCTACCCGGCCTATCCTCCGATTCCGTGAAGCGGGCGGGATTACTGTTTTTTCTTCTTCGGAGCGGTATGGGCGATGTTTACTGACTTCTGTCCCCACTTAGTGAGTTCGGCGGTGTCCTCGAAGACATCGGCAGGAACGGCCCAGTAAGGCATCGGTTTGTATTGCCGGCTGCCGGGTCTTTACATAATCTTCGCGGTTGGAGTCGTCGGCTTTCAAATACAGGACGTCGTTGGAGATCAGTCCGAACATTTCGCCTTCATGGAAGACACCGAAACCGCCGAACATGCTCCTGCCGGTGACGGCGCCCAGGGGCGCCAACTTTTCCAGGACCAGCTCGAGGAACTCTTTTGAGGCGGGCATTGGCTATTCCTCCTTCCTGATTTCATCAATGACGCACGTCGCGCCATCTTCCTTCGGCGGGCAGGACAGGTCGGGCACCGGCCGGGGCTCCGGCGGCCGCCGCAGGGAAGCGATGACCGCCGCGGCCAGGATTGAACCAATGATAAGAAGCGACAGGAGTGTGGGGATATGCAGTATATCGGAAAGGACCATCTTGATGCCCAGGAAGATCAGCACCGCGGACAACCCGTAGTGGAGGTAGTGCAAGCGCTCGGCAAAGCCCGATAAGGCGAAATAGACTGAGCGCAGGCCCATGATGGCGAACATATTTGAGGTATAGACGATAAACGGGTCGTCGGTGATAGCCAGGATAGCTGGAATGGAGTCAACGGCAAAGATGATGTCGGTCAGGTTAATGGCGGCAAATACCATGAACAGCGGCGTCGCCACCCGCCGCCCGTTTTCTTTGGTGAAGAATTTACCGCCGTGGTATTTGGGCGTCATCGGCAGGAATTTACATAATAATTTCACCACCGGGTTGGCTTCCGGATGAGGATTGTCTTCTTTTTGCATGCCCATGCGGACGCCGGTGAAAATCAGGAAAGCCCCGAATACGTAAACCATCCATTCCAGGGCATGGAACAGGGCAATGCCGCCAACGATGAACGCCGCCCGCAGCACAATAGCGATCAGGATACCCCAGAATAAGACGCGGTACTGGTGTTCCTTCGGCACACAGAAATAGGTGAAAAGCATCAGGAAGACAAATAGATTGTCTACCGAGAGCGATTCTTCGACGAGATAGCCGCTGAAGAAATCCAGGGCGGAGCCTGAGCCTTCAAAGTACCAGATGCCCAGGCCGAAGATGATCGCCAGGCCGACCCAAAAAGCCGTCCACCGCAATGATTCCTTCATTTGAATCACGTGCGCCTTTCGGTGGAAGACAAACAGGTCAAGCATGAGCATTGTGACCAGGAAAACATTGAATCCGACCCAGTGCCAGATAGTTACGTCCATTGCCTTCCTTATGTTCTCAAACCCGAAGTGGGGTAATCAGGGCGTGCCGAAGGCTGAGTATATCCCAGCCTGAGATTATTGTAAATCGGGTGATGTGGTAAACTTTAGGTCATCATAACTGTTGAGGAGATAAATATGGCGGAAACGCAATCGATCATCGGCCACGCCGCGGCCATGGCCAAACTGGTGGCATACCAGCCCGGCGCCGTGGTCAGCCGCACCCTGACTGACCGGTCCGCCGGCACAATAACGCTGTTTGCCTTTGACGCCGGCCACGGACTGTCTGAGCATTCGGCGCCCTTCGACGCTTTTGTATATATCGTTGACGGCGAATCTGAAATTAGCATCGGCGGCGAGAAGCACCGGGTCATTGAAGGCCAGGCGATCATCATGCCGGCAAACATCCCTCATGCCCTGAAAGCGGTAACGGCGTTCAAGATGCTGCTGGTGATGATCCGTTCGTAGTG
This window contains:
- a CDS encoding YceD family protein, whose amino-acid sequence is MLSFNVAQLEKGPVGATRDYQIDDSLTVEGVGINVKGDIKFTRTPRSVLVKAAFKTILPQECCRCLNEYQCSLDVRFEEEFLPTLDVASGLPLDIEEAEQSFTIDEHHILDISDALRQYIILAQPMKPLCRADCPGINTMQ
- the rpmF gene encoding 50S ribosomal protein L32 → MAPLPKRKLGKSRQGERRSHLHLEPKELMECPQCRQPMLPHRACPSCGTYDGRVILDLETKIKKKSEKTDKAAKEAAETAKAEKPEKSKKTKPEKAEKAAKSDKDKKVKAEKPAKPEKPAKDKKKAE
- the fabD gene encoding ACP S-malonyltransferase, whose amino-acid sequence is MVKPMLAFVFPGQGAQAPGMGLDVYEEYDSARAVFKAADERLGFSISRLCFEGPEEKLRETAIAQPAIVTASLAYLAALRDMDILPEPDFVAGHSLGEYTALAAAGALDVADAVQLAALRGRLMQLASQQSPGVMAAVMGLDEAVINQTAAESGILIANFNSPGQIVISGDRDRMATASEILVSKGARVVPLAVSGAFHTPLMAPAAEGLSKVVERLNFKDTAVPIVANTTGLPITGAEDIRAELLKQLTTSVYWQKSVEYMIGAGVSTFIEVGPGKVLSGLVRRINRDVRTINISEAQAIKNLQANPWN
- the acpP gene encoding acyl carrier protein; the protein is MATVLERVKKIAVEQLSVEEKDVIPESKFTEDLGADSLDLVELIMALEEEFSTPEAKLEIPDEEAEKLLTVKDVVDYVKAKGVKD
- the proB gene encoding glutamate 5-kinase, which encodes MNEKPQYRRIVIKLGTNLLTGGTGKLDQTVMSGLVAQVAAVIRQGSQAIIVTSGAIAAGKEKLSAYKKHRDIPYKQVLAAVGQSRLMNVYEGLFAAHDLTVAQALLTRTDLSDRSGYLNARNTLLAIMELGVIAIVNENDVVAVDEIQEAKFGDNDSLSAMVANLVDADLLLILSDVNGLYTANPRTDPEARLIPVVERITAEIEALAGGAGSAAGTGGMITKIEAAKLATASGVHVIIASGRLDKVIEQIAVGGCPGTHFLPQAFPDARHRWLVSGLSTRGRVLIDEGAVRAVMKCSSLLPAGIKAVEGVFKRGDIVRLISPGGSQLGFGIVNYDAAEIDKIKGLHSDAIAGKLGHSYGDEIIHRNNLAVC
- the fabG gene encoding 3-oxoacyl-[acyl-carrier-protein] reductase, producing MELRRLEGKVAVVTGAGRGIGAAIARRFSVEGASLVLNSLSDSAFRIADEINAAGGRAVAVQGNVSVAAEAVRVIETAGASFGRLDILINNAGITRDGLLLRMSEEDWDAVLDTNLKSVYLCCRAALRPMLKSRGGGRIINLSSVIGLSGNAGQANYAASKAGIIGFTKSLAKELASRQVTVNAIAPGFIVTDMTAGLTGEAKEALLARIPLGSLGAAEDIAAAAAYLASEEARYITGQTLTVDGGMTL
- the nusB gene encoding transcription antitermination factor NusB, whose translation is MTKRHEARVLALKVLYEADIVRHDAAAVLDRQMAGADLPAENDVFARALVEGTLKHQAEADGIITRLAPAYPVSQLSPIDRNVLRLAIYELFHDNNVPVRVAINEAVELAKEFGSESSAKFVNGVLSSVATLVQRD